From Pseudonocardia autotrophica, one genomic window encodes:
- a CDS encoding class I SAM-dependent methyltransferase: MQTTEWPELLSDLYRTHADDLAAVIAQQRAFLAESPTVVPQLDDVEAEITYLLLRHHRPAQVVEIGTFHGWSTTWILSALRDNDHGRLHSFDLVDHVRRSVPAELAGQRWTFHQGDLRDTIGEVPADTGYLFVDADHGRRFARWYLANLFPRIPSGTPTSVHDVFHLRWARPFTEGAEVLRRLKADSVPWFTAARPAARENLRMLDAVRAEVGITGARGTTRNPMIFFTMP; encoded by the coding sequence GTGCAGACCACCGAGTGGCCGGAGCTCCTGTCCGACCTCTACCGGACACATGCCGACGACCTGGCCGCCGTGATCGCGCAGCAGCGGGCGTTCCTGGCGGAATCACCCACGGTCGTCCCGCAGCTCGACGACGTCGAGGCCGAGATCACCTACCTGCTGCTCCGCCATCACCGGCCGGCGCAGGTGGTGGAGATCGGGACGTTCCACGGCTGGTCGACCACCTGGATCCTGTCCGCGCTGCGCGACAACGACCACGGCCGGCTGCACTCGTTCGACCTGGTCGACCATGTGCGGCGAAGCGTGCCCGCCGAGCTGGCCGGGCAGCGCTGGACGTTCCACCAGGGCGATCTGCGGGACACCATCGGCGAGGTCCCGGCCGACACCGGCTACCTGTTCGTCGACGCCGACCACGGGCGCCGGTTCGCCCGCTGGTACCTGGCGAACCTGTTCCCGCGGATCCCGTCCGGCACCCCGACGAGCGTGCACGACGTGTTCCACCTGCGGTGGGCCCGCCCGTTCACCGAGGGCGCCGAGGTGCTCCGCCGGCTGAAGGCCGACTCGGTCCCGTGGTTCACCGCGGCCCGGCCCGCCGCGCGGGAGAACCTGCGGATGCTCGACGCGGTGCGGGCCGAGGTCGGGATCACCGGGGCCCGGGGGACCACCCGCAACCCGATGATCTTCTTCACGATGCCCTGA
- a CDS encoding ArsA family ATPase, whose product MSEPDVLDVDALIDDPETKVIVCCGSGGVGKTTTSAALALRAAERGRQVVVLTIDPARRLAQALGLSELSNDPAPVGEADGELAAMMLDMRRTFDEMVQGHAPPDRAEKIIENPFYQVISSSFSGTQEYMAMEKLGQLVAAGTWDLVVVDTPPSRSALDFLDAPQRMSRFLDGRMIRLLAAPARAGGRGLRRIVEAGFGLFAKAVGTIIGGQMLQDASAFVQAFDTLFGGFAERAEKTYALLRSPGTAFLVVAAPEPDALREAAYFTDRLTSEDMPLAGLVLNRTHPVLASVSAARSRAAAEQVGGPGSQIAAAVLRLHADRVDLHEREEHLLTRFSAAHPSVPVARVPSLAGDIADLDGLRKVGALLAVEPEPGAVATGS is encoded by the coding sequence ATGAGCGAACCGGACGTGCTGGACGTCGACGCACTGATCGACGACCCGGAGACGAAGGTGATCGTCTGCTGCGGCTCCGGCGGTGTCGGCAAGACGACCACGTCGGCGGCATTGGCGCTGCGTGCGGCCGAGCGGGGCCGTCAGGTCGTCGTGCTGACCATCGACCCGGCCCGCCGGTTGGCGCAGGCGCTCGGCCTGTCCGAGCTGTCGAACGACCCGGCGCCGGTGGGCGAGGCCGACGGCGAGCTGGCCGCGATGATGCTGGACATGCGCCGCACCTTCGACGAGATGGTGCAGGGCCACGCGCCGCCCGACCGGGCCGAGAAGATCATCGAGAACCCGTTCTACCAGGTCATCTCCTCGTCGTTCTCCGGGACGCAGGAGTACATGGCGATGGAGAAGCTGGGGCAGCTCGTCGCCGCCGGGACGTGGGACCTGGTCGTCGTCGACACCCCGCCGTCCCGCTCGGCACTGGACTTCCTGGACGCCCCGCAGCGGATGTCCCGGTTCCTCGACGGCCGGATGATCCGGCTGCTGGCCGCCCCCGCCCGGGCCGGTGGCCGGGGATTGCGCCGGATCGTCGAGGCCGGGTTCGGGCTGTTCGCGAAGGCCGTCGGGACGATCATCGGCGGCCAGATGCTGCAGGACGCGTCGGCGTTCGTGCAGGCCTTCGACACCCTGTTCGGCGGGTTCGCCGAGCGGGCCGAGAAGACCTATGCGCTGCTGCGCTCGCCGGGGACGGCCTTCCTGGTCGTCGCCGCACCGGAACCGGACGCGCTGCGCGAGGCCGCGTACTTCACCGATCGGCTGACGTCGGAGGACATGCCGCTGGCCGGGCTGGTGCTGAACCGGACGCATCCGGTGCTGGCCTCGGTGTCGGCGGCCCGGTCCCGGGCCGCGGCCGAGCAGGTCGGCGGACCCGGCTCGCAGATCGCGGCGGCCGTGCTGCGGCTGCACGCCGACCGGGTGGACCTGCACGAGCGTGAGGAGCACCTGCTCACCCGGTTCTCCGCGGCACATCCGTCGGTGCCGGTGGCGCGGGTGCCGTCGCTGGCCGGGGACATCGCCGACCTGGACGGGCTGCGGAAGGTCGGGGCGCTGCTGGCGGTCGAGCCGGAGCCGGGGGCGGTCGCGACCGGGAGCTGA
- a CDS encoding WhiB family transcriptional regulator: MTEHNVTQIDSRRTGRPRLRPAGLRPSGTVWNWRAAARCRASDAEDLFVTGARQREAREFCFGCPVRTECLAHALDQQVEFGVWGGTTERERRALLRRRPDVDDWADLLGQARSDHYAGRPRGA, translated from the coding sequence ATGACCGAGCACAACGTCACCCAGATCGACTCGCGCCGCACCGGGCGGCCCCGGCTGCGGCCCGCCGGGTTGCGGCCCTCGGGCACGGTCTGGAACTGGCGGGCAGCCGCCCGGTGCCGCGCCTCCGATGCCGAGGACCTGTTCGTCACCGGGGCCCGGCAGCGGGAGGCCCGCGAGTTCTGCTTCGGCTGCCCGGTCCGCACCGAGTGCCTGGCGCACGCGCTCGACCAGCAGGTCGAGTTCGGGGTCTGGGGTGGGACGACCGAGCGGGAACGGCGGGCGCTGCTGCGCCGCCGCCCGGACGTCGACGACTGGGCCGACCTGCTCGGGCAGGCCCGCAGCGATCATTACGCCGGTCGGCCGCGTGGCGCGTAG